Proteins encoded within one genomic window of Cucumis sativus cultivar 9930 chromosome 3, Cucumber_9930_V3, whole genome shotgun sequence:
- the LOC101209421 gene encoding 33 kDa ribonucleoprotein, chloroplastic yields the protein MSAYSLSMAAAAAAASVSSSPLYNKHFFTQHPNQIPSHFSPKHNQLKLLNLTFHSPNFYPLSFSSVSHLHCAPPAFDELEISDPETEYGHIQESDGEEETQEEDEQKVSVSREAGKLYIGNLPYAMTSSQLSEVFAEAGHVVSVQVIYDKVTDRSRGFAFVTMATLEEAKEAIRMFDGSQIGGRTVRVNFPEVPRGGEKEVMGPRIRSSYNKFVDSPHKIYAGNLGWGLTSQSLRDAFENQPGILSAKIIYDRASGKSRGFGFVSFETAEDAESALESMNGVEVEGRPLRLNIAAGQSPISPAAFPRTENTIDGKELLTSISA from the exons ATGTCAGCTTATTCTCTCTCAAtggctgctgctgctgctgctgcttcAGTTTCTTCATCTCCACTCTACAACAAACACTTCTTCACTCAACATCCCAACCAAATTCCCTCTCATTTTTCTCCAAAACACAACCAATTGAAGCTTCTCAACCTCACATTCCATTCACCCAACTTTTACCCTCTTTCCTTCTCCTCTGTTTCTCATCTCCACTGTGCGCCTCCTGCTTTCGATGAGCTTGAAATCTCCGACCCAGAAACAGAATACGGACACATACAAGAATCGGATGGTGAAGAAGAAACccaagaagaagatgaacaaaaGGTATCGGTATCTCGTGAAGCAGGGAAGCTTTACATTGGAAATTTACCCTATGCTATGACTTCTTCCCAATTGTCTGAGGTATTTGCCGAAGCCGGTCATGTGGTTTCTGTGCAG GTTATATACGATAAAGTTACGGATAGGAGTAGGGGATTTGCGTTTGTGACAATGGCAACTTTGGAGGAAGCTAAAGAAGCAATTCGGATGTTTGATGGCTCT CAAATCGGTGGTCGAACCGTTCGGGTGAATTTCCCTGAAGTGCCAAGGGGAGGAGAAAAGGAAGTAATGGGGCCAAGGATAAGAAGCAGCTACAACAAATTTGTAGATAGTCCACACAAAATATATGCAGGGAACCTTGGTTGGGGCCTCACTTCTCAGAGTCTAAGAGACGCTTTTGAAAACCAACCGGGGATATTGAGTGCTAAGATCATCTATGATAGGGCATCTGGAAAAAGTAGAGGTTTTGGATTTGTATCTTTTGAAACTGCTGAGGATGCAGAGTCTGCTTTGGAGTCCATGAATGGAGTG GAAGTTGAAGGGCGACCTCTGCGTTTGAATATTGCTGCAGGACAGTCCCCAATTTCTCCAGCAGCATTCCCAAGGACTGAGAATACCATTGACGGCAAAGAATTGCTTACAAGTATCAGTGCGTGA
- the LOC101219461 gene encoding nuclear transcription factor Y subunit A-10, whose protein sequence is MAPQTGCLKEHERIIPNSLGQLSPTPARLWSALGQGSQSIFGDFGQVKASSIQLGSNGKEFNGTKQVVAHGLDKLNTAPFSIYPGDYKISMDAQKPSPVFSLQSPLTEYHNRFELGFGQPLICANYPYMDQHYGILSAYGPQIPGRIMLPMSLTSDDGPIYVNAKQYHGIIRRRQIRAKAMMENKLARTRKPYMHESRHLHAMRRPRGSGGRFLNTKNLKNGKSSMEPKKIDEVNLSDSTGSQCSVVLQSESGTLNSPNEAKGRGFSLSSSEVSSLFSRGLQRFQINHLGPSIPSLAEIIDGGGHGMVLPKWVAAADNCCDLCV, encoded by the exons ATGGCACCACAAACTGGGTGTTTGAAAGAACATGAACGAATTATTCCTAATTCACTTGGTCAGTTGTCACCTACTCCTGCTCGTTTATGGAGTGCTCTTGGGCAAGGTTCTCAATCAATCTTTGGAGATTTTGGTCAAGTGAAGGCTTCATCAATTCAACTTGGCAGTAATGGGAAGGAGTTCAATGGCACTAAACAAGTTGTTGCTCACGGCTTGGACAAACTGAACACAGCTCCATTTTCTATCTATCCTG GTGACTATAAGATTTCGATGGATGCACAAAAACCTTCACCAGTGTTTTCCCTGCAATCACCCCTGACAGAATATCACAATCGTTTTGAGCTCGGATTTGGCCAGCCCCTG ATATGTGCAAATTATCCTTACATGGATCAGCATTATGGAATCCTCTCAGCTTATGGACCTCAAATACCA GGCCGGATTATGCTGCCAATGAGCTTAACATCGGATGATGGACCTATTTATGTGAATGCAAAGCAGTATCATGGAATCATTAGGCGCAGGCAGATACGTGCTAAGGCAATGATGGAGAATAAACTTGCCCGAACTCGTAAG CCATATATGCACGAATCACGTCATCTTCATGCAATGCGCCGTCCACGGGGATCTGGTGGTCGTTTCCTGAACACAAAGAATCTGAAAAATGGGAAATCTTCAATGGaaccaaagaaaattgatGAGGTGAACCTTTCTGATTCAACTGGTTCTCAATGTTCTGTGGTTCTGCAATCAGAAAGTGGAACTTTGAACTCCCCAAATGAAGCAAAAGGGAGGGGATTTAGTCTCTCGAGTTCTGAGGTATCGAGCCTATTCTCGAGGGGACTACAACGATTTCAAATCAACCATCTTGGACCATCAATCCCATCACTTGCAGAGATCATTGATGGAGGAGGACATGGCATGGTTCTACCCAAATGGGTTGCAGCAGCTGACAACTGCTGTGACCTTTGTGTTTGA